One segment of Pseudoalteromonas rubra DNA contains the following:
- a CDS encoding cytochrome b/b6 domain-containing protein translates to MATKVWDGFIRGFHWLLVIGIAVLYFSGEEGWLEIHFVTGYLLLALMATRLIWGLIGSQTAKLSSLFHSPKAVLASLKSSAPFVGHNPAGSLMVLAFFVLIMVQLISGLFTTDDILVEGPLVSYVPYSWAELAGDIHHTNIDILLIAIAVHISAIVLYRLRGKNLVKPLLTGKTTEPVAAAPAMRSGLLAYGIFVVFSAVLLLTWGYEPLMALF, encoded by the coding sequence TCATACGTGGCTTTCACTGGCTACTGGTCATTGGCATTGCGGTGCTGTATTTCAGTGGCGAAGAAGGCTGGCTGGAAATCCACTTTGTAACAGGCTACCTGTTATTGGCACTGATGGCGACGCGTTTGATTTGGGGCCTGATCGGGAGCCAGACGGCAAAACTCAGCAGCTTATTCCACTCTCCAAAAGCCGTGCTTGCTTCGCTGAAATCTTCAGCCCCGTTTGTTGGTCATAATCCGGCAGGTAGCCTCATGGTACTGGCATTTTTTGTGTTGATCATGGTGCAGTTGATCTCTGGGTTGTTCACTACCGACGATATTTTGGTTGAAGGGCCACTGGTTTCATATGTGCCTTATAGTTGGGCTGAGTTGGCGGGTGATATTCATCATACCAATATCGACATTTTGCTGATTGCCATTGCCGTGCATATTAGTGCGATTGTGCTCTATCGTCTGAGAGGCAAAAACCTCGTTAAGCCGCTGCTCACGGGTAAGACAACTGAGCCAGTTGCAGCAGCGCCGGCGATGCGCAGTGGTTTGTTGGCTTATGGTATCTTTGTTGTATTCAGTGCGGTGTTGTTGCTGACGTGGGGGTATGAACCCCTTATGGCTTTATTTTGA